Proteins encoded in a region of the Balaenoptera ricei isolate mBalRic1 chromosome 19, mBalRic1.hap2, whole genome shotgun sequence genome:
- the LOC132353100 gene encoding LOW QUALITY PROTEIN: soluble lamin-associated protein of 75 kDa-like (The sequence of the model RefSeq protein was modified relative to this genomic sequence to represent the inferred CDS: inserted 1 base in 1 codon; substituted 1 base at 1 genomic stop codon), whose amino-acid sequence MASPVDMLDNCSHEEMENSAEDYMSDLRCGDPENPECFSLLNITIPISLPNVGFVPLYGGDETQKVLALFAPEDSLTAVALYLADQWWAIDDIVKTSVPSREGLKQVRTLGERGVLYVLNRIIYRKLEMERNEIPFLCHSSTDYAKILWKKGEATGFYSVKPTGSICASFLTQSYQLPVSDTMFVRKKYRGKDFGLHMLEDFVDSFTEDALGLRYPLISLMYIACNQYFEKYPGDGLPWWRNHELLWEVEGVGHWYQRIPITRALQRETFKITAVSQNEAKRPVSGEYGLASVPDYEAGAEDSLSSEMQLTIDSLKDAFASTSEGHDKTPVSTRTRSSHLKRPKTGKQFQDSEFSSSQGEDEKTPQTSPTASVNKLESTARTSESSEEFLEEEPEQTVIEFEDESSDKNVRPAPETQPGLEKQEGEKESELEPMNGEIVDDTLKTSLVTEEEDSTSEVLGEXLKLQSFNSSEDSTNLVPLVVESSKSPEAVAQDKTSHVTDSEMLLDEGPSDDKGHTEERLPLVSRKKAHFGSSDNVATIPNEERSDSGFPNCVITDFSEELIPENVSPNTTALLEDQGXEGVAEPRETSPAVPQSSLIEVELEDVPFSQNAGQKNQSEEQSEAYSEQLDQWTQSTEKTVDSSSEEIEVEAPVVDRRNLRRKAKGHKGPAKKKAKLT is encoded by the exons ATGGCATCCCCTGTGGATATGCTGGATAATTGCAGTcatgaggaaatggaaaattctGCTGAAGATTACATGTCAGATCTCAGGTGTGGGGACCCTGAAAATCCTGAATGTTTTTCTCTTCTCAATATTACAATTCCTATCAGCCTGCCAAATGTAGGCTTTGTACCTCTCTATGGTGGAGATGAGACCCAGAAAGTTCTTGCTCTTTTTGCACCCGAGGACTCACTCACAGCTGTGGCACTTTACCTTGCTGATCAGTGGTGGGCTATTGATGATATTGTGAAAACATCTGTCCCTTCCAGAGAGGGACTTAAGCAGGTGAGAACTCTTGGGGAGAGAGGGGTTCTGTATGTTCTGAATCGAATTATTTACAGAAAGctggaaatggagagaaatgaGATCCCATTCTTGTGTCATAGCAGTACTGATTATGCTAAGATTCTGTGGAAGAAAGGAGAGGCCACTGGGTTTTATTCAGTTAAGCCTACAGGAAGCATATGTGCCTCGTTTCTTACCCAAAGCTACCAACTGCCAGTTTCTGATACAATGTTCGTAAGAAAGAAATATAGAGGCAAAGACTTTGGGCTTCATATGCTGGAGGACTTTGTTGATTCCTTTACAGAAGATGCACTTGGCTTGCGGTATCCACTGATCTCTCTCATGTACATAGCTTGCAACCAGTACTTTGAAAAATATCCAggagacgggcttccctggtggcgca ACCATGAACTGCTTTGGGAAGTTGAAGGTGTTGGACACTGGTACCAGAGAATACCAATCACCAGAGCATTacaaagagaaacatttaaaattactgcagtttctcaaaatgaAGCTAAAAGACCTGTGTCTGGAGAATATGGTCTTGCATCTGTTCCAGACTATGAAGCAGGAGCTGAAGACAGTCTGTCTAGTGAGATGCAGCTAACTATTGATTCTCTAAAAGATGCCTTTGCAAGCACTTCTGAAGGTCACGATAAAACACCTGTTTCCACTCGTACTCGAAGTAGTCATCTAAAGCGGCCAAAGACTGGAAAACAGTTTCAGGATTCTGAATTTAGTAGTTCTCAAGGGGAAGATGAAAAGACTCCCCAGACTTCACCTACAGCTTCAGTGAACAAATTGGAGTCTACTGCACGAACATCAGAGAGCTCAGAAGAATTCTTGGAAGAAGAACCCGAACAGACTGTGATTGAATTTGAGGATGAAAGTAGTGATAAAAATGTTCGACCAGCACCAGAAACCCAGCCAGGCCTGGAAAAGCAAGAAGGTGAAAAGGAATCTGAATTAGAGCCTATGAATGGTGAGATAGTGGATGATACTCTTAAGACTTCACTTGTAACAGAAGAGGAGGACTCCACTAGTGAAGTTTTAGGTGAATAATTAAAATTGCAGTCTTTTAATTCCAGCGAAGACTCTACGAATCTTGTTCCACTGGTGGTAGAATCTTCAAAATCTCCTGAGGCTGTTGCACAGGATAAGACTTCACATGTAACTGACTCAGAAATGTTGCTAGATGAAGGCCCATCTGATGACAAGGGGCACACTGAAGAGAGGCTGCCTCTAGTTTCAAGAAAGAAAGCACATTTTGGGAGTTCAGACAATGTGGCTACTATCCCAAATGAAGAACGGTCTGACAGTGGTTTTCCAAACTGCGTGATAACTGACTTTTCTGAAGAATTGATTCCTGAAAATGTATCACCCAACACTACTGCCTTATTGGAAGACCAGG AGGAGGGGGTAGCCGAGCCCCGGGAAACATCTCCAGCTGTTCCTCAGAGCTCTTTAATAGAGGTTGAACTTGAAGATGTGCCATTTTCACAGAACGCAGGACAGAAGAACCAGTCAGAGGAGCAGTCTGAAGCATATTCTGAGCAACTGGATCAgtggacacaatcaacagagaaGACTGTGGATAGCA